A single window of Psychrobacter raelei DNA harbors:
- the mrdA gene encoding penicillin-binding protein 2 codes for MKQPISSDIRQENRVFISRIFFAALFIFLGLSVLMARYWYLQVYSHEKYITQADNNRVKLISDPPSRGYIYDRNGYLLADNKPVFTAMLSPDEIKDPARTLHLLAPIFNLTEEDITDILARIDKNKNDPVTVKIDITDAQMAQFSERKPFFKGVSIQSKLTRSYPYDDLFAHVIGYVGRINDKESKKIDKERYAGTDLIGKIGIENYYEDLLLGKPGHQAVETNVHGDVLRKLDSTPPVPGNDIYLSLDYGLQKVAQEQLNGRRGAIVAIDPKNGDVLAFVSNPSFDPNPFISGISFKDYGALRDDPDQPLYNRALQGMYPPASTIKPFEGLGAIHYGVMGWNDTIYDPGYFTLPGDSHRFRDWKKGGHGTVNLTKSIVMSVDTYYYKLSYQLGIQRLHDWMIRFGFGSPTGIDLPGEKSGVMPSPKWKKDTYDKDWLPGETISVSIGQGYFLATPLQVANATAMTANLGKKLTPHMLKRSEGAAEVHPIDRPTGQIEFNGTQADWLKMRDAMEETVKRGTGHGIYTPRYRIAGKTGTAQVKSIAQGKSYNKAALDKRHWDHAWFTGFAPVEDPEIAVAVLVENGGGGGSTAAPIGRALFDYWILRRKSDPIVPPTPDELAIIKAQKAEEKARLDAERDAQAALQEALKEQQKQSGTTQPSDKPVEKSADKPKPAQSN; via the coding sequence ATGAAACAACCTATCTCCTCAGATATTCGACAAGAAAATCGGGTGTTTATCAGCCGTATTTTTTTTGCTGCGCTATTTATCTTCTTAGGCCTTTCGGTGCTTATGGCCCGCTATTGGTACTTGCAAGTGTATTCTCACGAAAAATACATCACTCAAGCAGACAACAACCGGGTTAAGCTCATCTCAGATCCGCCCTCTCGCGGTTATATCTATGACCGTAATGGCTATTTGCTGGCCGATAATAAGCCGGTGTTTACAGCCATGCTTAGCCCAGATGAGATTAAGGATCCGGCACGTACGTTGCATCTGTTAGCGCCTATCTTCAATTTAACTGAAGAGGACATTACCGATATCTTGGCACGCATTGACAAAAATAAAAATGATCCGGTCACGGTAAAAATTGACATCACTGATGCGCAAATGGCGCAGTTTAGTGAGCGTAAGCCATTTTTTAAAGGCGTGAGCATCCAAAGCAAACTAACGCGCAGCTATCCTTATGATGATTTATTTGCGCACGTTATCGGCTATGTGGGTCGTATTAATGATAAAGAGTCTAAGAAAATAGACAAAGAGCGTTATGCAGGCACTGATTTAATTGGCAAGATTGGTATCGAGAATTACTATGAGGATTTATTGCTCGGTAAGCCTGGGCATCAAGCGGTCGAGACCAACGTCCATGGCGATGTGCTGCGCAAACTTGATAGCACGCCGCCTGTTCCAGGTAATGACATTTATTTAAGCCTAGATTACGGCCTACAAAAGGTGGCTCAAGAACAACTTAACGGCCGCCGCGGTGCTATTGTCGCCATTGACCCTAAAAATGGCGATGTCTTAGCCTTCGTTAGTAACCCAAGCTTTGACCCTAACCCTTTTATTTCGGGCATCTCTTTTAAAGATTATGGGGCGCTGCGCGATGACCCCGATCAGCCTCTTTATAACCGAGCGCTTCAGGGCATGTACCCTCCGGCCTCTACCATCAAGCCTTTTGAGGGTTTGGGCGCTATTCATTATGGGGTAATGGGCTGGAATGATACCATTTATGACCCCGGCTACTTTACCCTACCGGGCGACAGTCACCGCTTTCGTGACTGGAAAAAAGGCGGTCATGGTACGGTTAACCTCACCAAATCTATCGTCATGTCTGTGGATACTTACTATTATAAATTGTCGTATCAATTGGGCATTCAACGACTGCATGATTGGATGATCCGCTTTGGCTTTGGCAGCCCTACCGGTATTGATTTGCCAGGTGAGAAATCTGGCGTTATGCCCTCCCCTAAGTGGAAAAAAGACACCTATGATAAAGACTGGCTACCGGGTGAGACCATTTCGGTCAGTATTGGCCAAGGTTACTTTTTGGCGACGCCGCTTCAGGTTGCTAATGCCACAGCCATGACCGCAAACTTAGGTAAGAAGCTTACCCCGCATATGCTTAAGCGATCTGAAGGTGCTGCAGAGGTACATCCTATTGATCGGCCGACAGGTCAAATTGAATTTAATGGCACCCAAGCGGACTGGCTAAAAATGCGCGATGCGATGGAGGAGACCGTTAAAAGAGGAACCGGTCACGGTATTTATACTCCGCGGTATCGCATCGCTGGTAAAACCGGTACCGCTCAGGTCAAGTCCATTGCTCAGGGCAAAAGCTATAACAAGGCCGCTTTAGATAAGCGCCACTGGGACCACGCGTGGTTCACCGGCTTTGCACCGGTAGAAGACCCTGAGATTGCTGTGGCCGTCTTGGTCGAAAACGGTGGCGGTGGTGGCTCAACAGCCGCACCGATTGGCCGCGCCTTGTTTGATTATTGGATACTGCGCCGTAAAAGCGACCCAATCGTACCACCTACACCCGACGAGCTGGCTATTATAAAAGCGCAAAAGGCTGAAGAAAAAGCACGCCTAGATGCCGAA
- a CDS encoding cytochrome c-type biogenesis protein — MGIHTSAQAAIEVYEFNSPSQEAQYKALIEEFRCPKCQNQNLAGSDSQIAQDLKRKTYEMVIAGQSDAQIREYMYERYGDFISYKPPVRPSTWILWYFPPLILILLVAGWLWRTKQGQRNKALATAQAAQSDTKAASRLTDADKIESELSSEEAAKLNALLRKHGSTSDANSPTKRSDSDLK, encoded by the coding sequence ATGGGAATTCATACTTCGGCGCAGGCTGCCATTGAGGTGTATGAGTTTAACAGCCCCAGCCAAGAGGCGCAGTATAAAGCCTTGATTGAAGAGTTTCGTTGCCCAAAGTGCCAAAACCAAAATTTAGCCGGCTCTGACTCACAAATTGCACAAGACCTAAAGCGTAAAACTTATGAGATGGTCATCGCCGGACAAAGTGATGCGCAAATTCGCGAATACATGTATGAGCGTTACGGCGACTTTATCAGCTATAAACCGCCTGTACGTCCTTCTACTTGGATCTTATGGTATTTTCCACCACTGATTTTAATTTTATTGGTAGCGGGCTGGTTGTGGCGCACCAAACAAGGCCAGAGAAATAAGGCGTTGGCCACAGCACAGGCTGCTCAAAGTGATACAAAAGCGGCGAGCCGCCTAACCGATGCTGACAAAATTGAGTCAGAATTATCCAGTGAAGAAGCAGCCAAGCTAAATGCGTTACTACGCAAACACGGCTCAACATCTGATGCAAATAGCCCAACAAAACGCTCCGATAGCGATTTAAAATAG
- a CDS encoding DsbE family thiol:disulfide interchange protein, translating to MSDPVMKKSQFKVWFLIPLIVFAGLIVMFFARLGKPTEVVIDNALNRPVPTFDLPLLSDPSKNVSNADLPKTPFLINVWGSWCPTCIVEHPYLMQLHEQGVPIVGVNYKDELENANGYLADGGDPFLFSFRDYSGSFAIDLGLTGAPETFVVDSENNIRQHIIGEVAEENWKARIEPCVSLLNKLGEQQADLSAADTAKNIAEVCK from the coding sequence ATGTCTGATCCGGTCATGAAGAAGTCACAATTTAAGGTCTGGTTTTTAATTCCACTGATTGTCTTTGCAGGTCTGATTGTCATGTTCTTTGCTCGGTTGGGTAAACCGACAGAGGTGGTCATTGATAATGCGCTCAACCGTCCGGTTCCGACTTTTGACTTGCCGCTTTTGTCTGACCCTTCAAAAAATGTGAGCAATGCAGATTTACCTAAGACGCCATTTTTAATTAACGTCTGGGGCTCTTGGTGCCCAACCTGTATCGTTGAGCACCCTTATTTAATGCAGCTGCATGAGCAGGGCGTCCCTATTGTGGGTGTTAACTATAAAGATGAGCTTGAAAATGCCAATGGTTATCTGGCGGATGGTGGCGATCCTTTCTTATTTAGCTTCCGTGATTATTCAGGCAGCTTTGCCATTGATCTAGGTCTGACAGGAGCGCCTGAGACCTTTGTGGTGGATTCGGAGAATAACATTCGCCAACACATTATCGGTGAGGTGGCTGAGGAGAACTGGAAGGCGCGTATTGAACCTTGTGTCTCTTTGCTCAATAAGCTTGGTGAACAACAAGCGGATTTATCTGCCGCAGATACCGCCAAAAATATCGCAGAGGTGTGTAAATGA
- the ccmI gene encoding c-type cytochrome biogenesis protein CcmI has product MPTLVIFVALAIILTLVLAVIVLMPWLRVDKSAQNNQLIVLNIEVFKERLEELKADYNLGGMSEAEFKTQKTELERQLLLASDDKNSLILDDNLDTDLAHNGHSSSAIAKAQREQRFTRSAKARLTILICVPILMIMAYFLSGNRTAVTNLWQAQDKVGQVADDLLTGKIDAPPEWATEDSIGLMGAIQTNVHHHAYDPMRWMRLADILMAFEANDQALEAQSRAYRLSPEDEEVAVAYAQTKFFTSGGMLDSSSREALQNVLRKNPEHQGAQMLMAMGEARSGNYEQAQAWVERLRQGIAARDGDHSEALNSLNELSRNIAQQQQAALQAQTSGAKSTTDSAASAQSVAVTVTLNKSLDSMVEPSDILFVTVQEATGGAPLAVKRVPATQLSSAVSGFNIELNDNDAMMPTHTLSKAMAEGKSLVVKARISKSGQAMTASGDLEATDLPLEYQGVAGDLKVALEINKQVP; this is encoded by the coding sequence ATGCCAACGTTAGTGATTTTTGTCGCGCTGGCAATAATATTGACACTTGTCTTGGCGGTTATTGTCTTAATGCCTTGGCTTAGAGTAGATAAATCTGCTCAAAATAATCAACTGATCGTGCTAAATATTGAGGTATTTAAAGAGCGTCTAGAGGAGCTAAAAGCCGACTATAATTTAGGCGGCATGAGTGAGGCTGAGTTTAAAACTCAAAAAACTGAGCTTGAGCGTCAACTGCTTTTGGCCAGTGATGATAAAAACAGCCTTATTTTGGACGATAACCTAGATACCGATTTGGCACATAATGGGCATAGCAGCAGCGCCATTGCCAAGGCCCAGCGTGAGCAAAGATTCACCCGCAGTGCCAAAGCACGCTTAACTATCTTGATCTGTGTGCCCATTTTGATGATCATGGCATACTTTTTGTCTGGTAATCGAACCGCTGTGACGAATCTGTGGCAAGCGCAAGATAAGGTGGGGCAGGTAGCAGATGACTTATTGACCGGCAAAATTGATGCCCCGCCTGAGTGGGCCACCGAAGATAGTATTGGTCTGATGGGCGCCATCCAGACCAACGTGCATCATCATGCCTATGACCCTATGCGCTGGATGCGATTGGCCGATATTTTAATGGCATTTGAAGCCAATGACCAAGCGTTAGAAGCCCAGTCACGTGCTTATCGCTTAAGTCCAGAAGATGAAGAAGTCGCCGTTGCCTACGCTCAGACCAAGTTCTTCACCAGTGGCGGTATGCTAGATAGCAGCAGCCGTGAAGCATTACAAAATGTACTAAGAAAAAATCCAGAGCATCAAGGCGCCCAAATGCTTATGGCAATGGGTGAGGCCCGCTCAGGTAACTATGAGCAGGCACAAGCATGGGTTGAGCGTTTAAGACAAGGCATTGCTGCCAGAGATGGCGATCACAGTGAGGCTTTAAATAGCTTAAATGAGTTAAGCCGTAATATTGCTCAGCAGCAACAGGCAGCGTTACAAGCACAAACCTCAGGAGCCAAGAGCACTACAGATAGCGCTGCTTCTGCCCAGTCTGTGGCAGTTACCGTGACGTTAAACAAAAGCTTGGACAGTATGGTTGAGCCCAGCGATATACTGTTTGTGACCGTTCAAGAGGCCACAGGCGGTGCCCCATTGGCAGTGAAGCGCGTGCCGGCTACTCAGTTAAGCAGTGCAGTGAGTGGCTTTAATATCGAGCTTAATGACAATGATGCGATGATGCCTACCCATACCTTGTCAAAAGCTATGGCTGAAGGCAAGTCTTTGGTAGTAAAAGCCCGTATTAGTAAATCAGGGCAAGCGATGACAGCGTCCGGTGATTTAGAAGCCACTGACTTACCCTTAGAGTATCAGGGGGTAGCGGGTGATTTAAAAGTGGCACTTGAGATTAATAAACAGGTGCCTTAA
- a CDS encoding DUF445 domain-containing protein — MFSSIWQVLTAHPEFLAMLTIPFVTAFVTWAHVWMALKMLFYPIKFWGIKIPNLPFGWQGIGWQGIVPRKAGKISGVIVDQTLSKLGSLDEFFKAMEPEEMADFITKTVDANLEHLIDEIMNERSASLWSNLPYALKRRIYAHAHEQLPIIMRELVVDLTHNVEDLVDMRQMIVRTMENDRRLMVNMFLKVGQKEINFIWHISALIGFVFGIVQMFIYLLVPQHWTVPFFAAIWGFLTNWIAIWMVFNPVEPVPVKYLRLFKKVKGFPFVVPVIPRMDTYYWQGGFMKRQPEVSEVFAGIVVQELVTLENIMNEMMYGYKAAETRNLMKRHLYGVLESPVVSTTLRVGLGRREFGQLKNTIIDKSIDATMVPIRDPGLNESRASKIYGLFCERIKALTPREFQNLLRPAFREDETTLIILGGVTGFLAGWLHLILVFFPISGG; from the coding sequence ATGTTCTCTTCTATTTGGCAAGTCTTAACCGCACATCCTGAATTTTTAGCGATGCTCACTATCCCGTTTGTGACGGCATTTGTGACTTGGGCGCATGTTTGGATGGCATTAAAAATGCTGTTTTATCCCATTAAGTTTTGGGGGATAAAAATTCCTAACCTACCGTTTGGCTGGCAGGGTATTGGCTGGCAGGGTATTGTGCCGCGTAAGGCAGGTAAAATCTCAGGGGTCATTGTTGATCAGACCTTATCTAAGCTTGGCTCACTTGATGAATTCTTTAAGGCGATGGAGCCTGAAGAGATGGCTGACTTTATTACTAAAACAGTCGACGCCAATCTTGAACATCTTATTGATGAGATTATGAATGAGCGCTCTGCCTCTTTGTGGAGCAATTTGCCGTATGCATTAAAGCGCCGCATCTACGCGCATGCCCATGAGCAGCTTCCCATTATCATGCGTGAGCTTGTGGTAGACTTAACCCACAACGTAGAAGACTTGGTAGATATGCGCCAAATGATTGTGCGCACTATGGAAAATGACCGCCGTTTGATGGTCAATATGTTTTTGAAGGTGGGCCAAAAAGAGATCAACTTTATTTGGCATATTAGTGCGCTTATAGGCTTTGTGTTTGGTATCGTGCAGATGTTTATTTATCTGTTGGTGCCACAGCACTGGACAGTGCCATTTTTTGCTGCCATCTGGGGCTTTTTGACTAACTGGATTGCCATTTGGATGGTGTTTAATCCAGTAGAGCCGGTACCGGTTAAGTATTTAAGACTGTTTAAAAAGGTCAAAGGCTTTCCTTTTGTGGTGCCAGTTATCCCTCGTATGGACACCTATTATTGGCAGGGCGGCTTTATGAAGCGTCAGCCTGAAGTGTCGGAGGTGTTCGCCGGCATCGTGGTGCAAGAGCTGGTAACCCTTGAGAACATCATGAATGAGATGATGTATGGCTATAAAGCGGCTGAGACCCGCAATCTAATGAAGCGCCATTTATATGGGGTGTTAGAGTCACCTGTGGTCAGCACCACTTTGCGTGTCGGCTTGGGGCGACGAGAGTTTGGTCAGCTCAAAAATACCATTATCGATAAGTCTATTGATGCCACTATGGTGCCTATCCGTGATCCGGGGCTTAATGAAAGCCGTGCTAGCAAGATTTATGGCCTGTTTTGTGAGCGTATTAAAGCGTTAACACCCAGAGAGTTCCAAAACTTGCTGCGCCCCGCCTTTAGAGAGGATGAAACCACATTAATTATCTTGGGTGGGGTGACGGGTTTTTTGGCCGGTTGGCTACACTTAATACTGGTCTTTTTCCCCATCAGTGGCGGTTAG
- a CDS encoding heme lyase CcmF/NrfE family subunit encodes MVITELGYFALVASMVLALLQVVLPTFGIVRQQPHLQRLAPSLAWAQFVAVGLSFLALMAGFYYNDFTLVYVAQHSNSLLPWYYKLSATWGGHEGSLLLWVTILAGWSSMVAWFSRGLPLNMRARVLVILAAVQLMMLAMLIFTSSPFDRTLPNVPVDGADLNPLLQDPGLIFHPPMLYMGYVGMAVPFAFCMAALWAGRLDAVWTRWSRPWALAAWGFLTLGIALGSWWAYYELGWGGWWFWDPVENASLMPWLACTALIHSLAVTEKRGVFKAWTIMLSIFAFALSLLGTFLVRSGVITSVHSFAADPTRGLAILAILGVVIGSGLFVFAVRGWRLTVESHYGLKSRETLLVINNIVILVATLVVLLGTLYPIIADSFNLGQVSVGPPYFNALFVPLAWLILLTMGMGSNLRWKQDKRPLLGAATTILVSSALLAGIITYLITKSLNVQIIITGLLCLWVLGWMLYDIKEKTRNAPSLGQGLKRLKAHYWGMQIAHVGVLIVALGIGVTTALSVEKDVAMTVGDTVDVNDYHFTLVDFEQVRGKNYDATQAEIKVEKNGKFVTTLYPQKRDYVVSSMPMTEAGIQTTMLRDVYVALGEPINVNEPEGNWAVRVYVKPMIAWLWLGAIVMALGGIISMLDRRYRLKKS; translated from the coding sequence ATGGTAATTACTGAGCTAGGGTATTTTGCTTTAGTGGCATCAATGGTATTGGCGTTACTGCAAGTGGTGCTACCAACTTTTGGCATTGTCCGGCAGCAGCCTCATTTGCAGCGTTTGGCTCCAAGCTTAGCTTGGGCACAGTTCGTGGCAGTAGGATTGTCCTTTTTGGCACTGATGGCTGGGTTTTATTATAACGACTTTACTTTAGTGTATGTCGCCCAGCACTCCAACTCTTTGCTGCCTTGGTACTATAAGCTATCTGCCACTTGGGGTGGTCACGAAGGGTCTTTACTATTGTGGGTAACCATTTTGGCTGGCTGGTCATCCATGGTGGCTTGGTTTAGCCGCGGCTTACCACTCAATATGCGTGCTCGCGTTTTAGTCATCTTAGCGGCCGTACAGTTGATGATGTTGGCCATGCTGATTTTTACCTCATCACCTTTTGATCGCACCTTACCCAATGTCCCTGTGGATGGGGCGGATCTAAACCCCTTACTACAAGACCCCGGCTTAATTTTCCATCCACCTATGCTATATATGGGCTATGTGGGAATGGCAGTGCCGTTTGCATTTTGTATGGCGGCGCTTTGGGCCGGTCGTTTGGATGCGGTATGGACGCGTTGGTCTCGCCCGTGGGCGCTAGCGGCATGGGGCTTTTTGACCTTGGGTATCGCTTTGGGCTCTTGGTGGGCTTATTATGAGCTTGGTTGGGGCGGTTGGTGGTTCTGGGATCCGGTTGAGAATGCATCCTTGATGCCTTGGCTGGCATGTACGGCCTTAATTCACTCGTTGGCGGTAACTGAAAAGCGTGGGGTGTTTAAAGCGTGGACCATTATGCTGTCTATCTTCGCCTTTGCGCTAAGCTTACTGGGAACCTTCTTGGTACGCTCAGGGGTGATTACCTCTGTGCATTCTTTTGCTGCTGATCCCACGCGTGGTCTGGCCATTTTAGCCATCTTAGGGGTGGTGATTGGCTCAGGGTTATTTGTGTTCGCTGTGCGCGGATGGCGCTTGACCGTTGAGAGTCATTATGGTCTAAAATCACGTGAGACCTTATTAGTAATCAACAACATAGTAATATTAGTGGCCACCTTAGTGGTTCTACTAGGAACCTTGTATCCCATCATTGCTGACTCCTTTAATTTGGGTCAGGTATCGGTGGGCCCTCCTTACTTTAACGCCTTGTTCGTGCCTTTGGCGTGGCTGATTTTATTGACTATGGGTATGGGCTCAAACTTGCGCTGGAAGCAAGACAAACGCCCACTGCTGGGTGCTGCTACCACCATTTTGGTAAGCAGTGCATTGTTAGCCGGTATTATTACCTACCTCATTACCAAAAGTCTTAATGTCCAAATTATTATCACCGGTTTATTGTGTTTGTGGGTGCTGGGCTGGATGTTGTATGACATCAAAGAAAAAACCCGCAATGCACCAAGCCTTGGCCAAGGTCTAAAGCGTTTAAAAGCTCATTATTGGGGCATGCAAATTGCGCATGTGGGCGTATTGATTGTCGCTTTGGGTATTGGTGTGACCACCGCGCTGAGTGTCGAAAAAGATGTGGCAATGACGGTGGGCGATACTGTGGATGTCAATGATTACCACTTTACTTTAGTTGACTTTGAACAAGTGCGCGGCAAAAACTATGATGCCACTCAAGCGGAGATTAAGGTCGAAAAAAACGGTAAGTTTGTGACCACGTTATACCCACAAAAACGTGATTATGTGGTCAGTAGCATGCCTATGACCGAAGCGGGTATCCAAACCACTATGCTACGAGATGTCTATGTGGCCCTAGGCGAGCCGATTAATGTCAATGAGCCTGAGGGTAATTGGGCAGTGCGTGTGTATGTTAAGCCCATGATTGCATGGCTATGGCTTGGTGCCATAGTGATGGCGTTAGGCGGCATTATCAGTATGCTAGATCGTCGTTATCGCCTAAAAAAATCTTAA